Proteins encoded by one window of Vibrio panuliri:
- a CDS encoding putative bifunctional diguanylate cyclase/phosphodiesterase — MKLNTRVLLLVAPVILLSAAISSYGIYENQKDALIKRETSYLQLTMEKLAGHFRQSYALVNSYALTLSRSEIVLKYLRNQGNAFIEVDMLNSMQRIINSFQSVSQDSIGIAILDDQYKPRFFADNQKDPFSTIDIRALEYVRLANTLGGNKEHIGFSKNQQGQSILIHYQVIEPKIWNKALPSSGAGNTLFMVYMTLEQFDQLQRLIEFDTDSSIFFTDQAVDKSGLNQSIELKSGLFATLDPAQYLLEEKLREIKSRLFVFFIGSSIFTLLLLLRLLYHHVTSPLTKLDKQLLELERNQRNNIDRLPNNDEIGRLSERFYSMYQELQSAYQKTKALAENDHLTGLANRYQFQNHVRHRLANNAHCQHAWILYIDLDNFKYVNDKYGHCAGDKLLTNFANHIQTLCQDWQIINHVNCLPARLSGDEFAIFVAAGGHNNHADTLAQAILDPLVDTSDSPLGNLPITASIGIARYPSDGKSLESLLSNADTAMYQAKRAGKNQVSYYSEKLDSSVRRRTQIERALRSGEFDKEFSLRYQPYYNRSGEQLVGVEALLRWHSPKLGKVAPEEFIPISEQTGIFGNIDRWVIEQAFRDFSGLQAMFEHEIQLSINLSSAELDSKQLAVFIQMMSLQYQVKPHLVDFEITETFATDSQSYSLLHELSTMGFKLAIDDFGSGYTSITQLVEYPVQKIKLDREFLAALIKTDNRKVVKPLVDLCHSQAMIVTAEGIESEDMHNWLADNQCDFMQGYYLSPPVKLSQLREFASAKKVENHAHSNSHRCFA; from the coding sequence ATGAAACTCAATACAAGAGTCCTGTTACTCGTTGCCCCCGTGATACTACTCAGCGCTGCGATTTCGAGTTATGGCATCTATGAAAATCAAAAAGATGCGCTCATCAAGCGAGAAACCAGTTATTTGCAGTTAACGATGGAAAAACTTGCCGGTCACTTTCGGCAGTCCTATGCGTTGGTCAACAGTTACGCATTGACCTTATCCCGCAGTGAAATTGTTTTAAAATATCTGCGCAATCAAGGAAACGCATTTATCGAAGTCGACATGCTCAATAGCATGCAACGAATCATCAACAGTTTTCAGTCTGTCTCGCAAGACTCTATTGGCATTGCCATCTTAGATGACCAGTACAAACCTAGATTCTTTGCCGACAATCAAAAAGATCCTTTCTCCACCATCGATATTCGTGCATTAGAATACGTTCGGCTTGCCAATACCTTAGGTGGCAACAAAGAGCATATTGGTTTTAGTAAAAACCAGCAGGGTCAAAGTATTTTGATTCACTATCAAGTCATTGAACCTAAGATCTGGAACAAAGCACTCCCCAGTAGCGGTGCGGGCAACACTTTATTTATGGTCTATATGACTCTTGAGCAGTTTGATCAATTACAACGTTTAATCGAATTTGACACCGATAGCTCGATCTTTTTTACTGATCAAGCGGTGGATAAGAGCGGGCTCAATCAATCCATTGAACTCAAGTCTGGGCTATTTGCCACCCTTGACCCTGCCCAGTACTTGCTGGAAGAGAAACTGCGAGAAATTAAGTCACGACTCTTTGTTTTCTTTATCGGCTCATCGATCTTCACCCTGCTACTATTGTTGCGTTTACTCTATCACCATGTCACTAGTCCACTCACCAAGCTCGACAAACAGTTACTCGAGTTAGAAAGAAACCAACGCAATAACATCGATAGATTACCCAACAACGACGAGATTGGGCGTCTGTCTGAACGGTTTTACAGCATGTATCAGGAGTTACAATCTGCCTATCAAAAAACCAAAGCGCTGGCTGAAAACGACCACCTAACGGGACTAGCCAATCGCTATCAATTTCAAAATCATGTGCGACATCGCCTTGCCAACAACGCCCACTGTCAACACGCGTGGATCCTCTACATTGACTTAGATAACTTTAAATACGTTAACGACAAATACGGACACTGTGCGGGCGATAAACTGCTCACCAACTTCGCCAACCATATTCAAACACTGTGTCAAGACTGGCAAATCATTAACCATGTCAACTGTTTACCTGCAAGGCTTTCTGGTGATGAATTTGCGATTTTTGTTGCCGCGGGGGGACATAACAACCATGCAGATACTCTCGCTCAAGCGATTCTCGACCCCTTGGTGGATACCAGTGACTCACCACTGGGCAACTTACCGATTACCGCAAGTATTGGCATCGCGCGCTATCCCAGCGACGGAAAGAGCTTAGAAAGCCTACTCTCTAATGCAGACACCGCCATGTATCAGGCTAAACGTGCAGGGAAAAACCAAGTCTCTTATTATTCCGAGAAATTAGACAGTAGTGTCAGACGACGGACTCAAATTGAACGAGCCTTGCGAAGTGGTGAGTTTGATAAAGAGTTTTCCCTACGCTATCAACCCTACTACAACCGAAGTGGTGAGCAACTGGTTGGTGTTGAAGCGCTATTGCGTTGGCATTCACCAAAACTTGGTAAAGTTGCGCCAGAAGAATTTATACCTATCTCAGAGCAAACAGGAATATTTGGCAATATTGACCGCTGGGTAATCGAGCAAGCCTTCCGTGACTTTTCTGGACTCCAAGCGATGTTTGAGCATGAAATTCAACTGTCGATCAACCTCTCGTCTGCTGAACTCGACTCCAAGCAACTCGCGGTTTTTATCCAGATGATGTCTTTGCAGTATCAAGTAAAACCGCACCTGGTGGACTTTGAAATCACTGAAACTTTCGCGACTGACTCCCAAAGCTACTCCTTGCTCCATGAACTCTCAACCATGGGATTTAAACTCGCGATCGATGATTTTGGTTCTGGCTATACATCTATCACACAGCTAGTAGAATATCCGGTACAGAAGATTAAACTGGATCGCGAATTTTTAGCGGCACTAATCAAGACTGACAACCGCAAAGTGGTAAAACCCTTGGTTGATTTATGTCACTCTCAAGCCATGATCGTCACTGCTGAGGGCATAGAGTCAGAGGATATGCATAATTGGCTTGCAGACAATCAATGTGATTTTATGCAGGGCTATTACCTTTCTCCACCAGTCAAACTTAGTCAGTTGCGAGAATTTGCCAGTGCTAAAAAGGTAGAGAATCATGCCCACTCAAACAGTCATCGTTGCTTCGCTTAA
- the pheA gene encoding prephenate dehydratase, producing the protein MTEPQYSLDEIRVRLNELDDKLLQLLSERRKMSIEVAKSKVETAKPVRDAEREQQLLVKLINSGLEKYDLDAQYITKLFHAIIEDSVLLQQAYLQNLANPQLSRKPLARVAFLGSKGSYSHLASREYFSRKNTELIELNCDGFRDVATTVESGHADYGVLPIENTSSGSINEVYDLLQHTTLYIVGEITLPIEHCLVATEEIRLENLTTLYSHPQPHQQCSEFLGRLKNIELKTCASTADAMQKVRELNRTDVAAIGNASSGKLYGLQAIQGNIANQTENHTRFIIVARKPVEVSPQIPAKTTLIMSTSQETGSLVATLLVLQRYQINMTKLESRPIMGNPWEEMFYVDVDAHLDSENMQTALSELTRITKHLKVLGCYPSENVKPTQVKLI; encoded by the coding sequence ATGACAGAACCACAATACTCTCTTGACGAAATTCGAGTTCGACTCAACGAACTCGACGATAAACTGTTACAGCTACTTTCTGAGCGCCGTAAGATGAGTATTGAAGTCGCGAAAAGTAAAGTCGAGACGGCAAAACCCGTTCGCGACGCCGAACGCGAGCAGCAGTTACTGGTGAAACTGATCAATAGTGGTCTTGAGAAATATGACCTAGATGCGCAATACATCACGAAACTGTTTCACGCCATCATCGAAGATTCTGTTCTGCTTCAGCAAGCTTACTTGCAAAACTTGGCTAACCCTCAACTAAGCCGAAAGCCGCTTGCTCGGGTCGCCTTTTTAGGTTCCAAAGGATCATACTCTCACTTAGCCAGTCGAGAGTATTTCAGCCGTAAAAACACTGAGCTTATTGAACTAAACTGTGACGGTTTTCGCGATGTCGCCACAACCGTTGAGTCAGGGCATGCAGACTATGGCGTTTTGCCAATTGAAAATACCAGTTCTGGCTCAATCAACGAAGTCTATGACTTACTCCAACATACCACCCTATATATCGTTGGTGAGATTACTTTGCCGATTGAGCACTGTTTAGTCGCCACCGAAGAGATTCGTCTTGAAAACCTAACGACACTCTATTCACATCCTCAACCCCATCAGCAATGCAGTGAATTTTTAGGTCGATTAAAGAATATCGAGCTAAAAACCTGCGCAAGCACCGCTGATGCGATGCAAAAAGTGCGAGAACTAAATCGCACTGATGTTGCAGCGATCGGCAATGCATCATCAGGGAAGCTCTATGGTCTTCAAGCTATTCAGGGCAATATTGCTAACCAAACAGAAAATCATACTCGCTTCATTATTGTCGCGCGTAAACCTGTTGAAGTCTCGCCGCAAATTCCGGCGAAAACGACCCTGATTATGTCCACATCACAAGAGACGGGATCACTGGTTGCAACCTTACTTGTGCTGCAGCGCTATCAAATTAACATGACCAAGCTGGAGTCTCGTCCAATCATGGGCAACCCATGGGAGGAGATGTTCTATGTCGATGTCGATGCCCACTTAGATTCAGAAAATATGCAAACCGCACTGTCTGAGCTGACTCGCATCACTAAACACTTGAAAGTGCTCGGTTGCTATCCAAGCGAAAATGTTAAACCGACGCAAGTGAAACTCATTTAA
- the trpR gene encoding trp operon repressor, whose protein sequence is MSQQPEYTDWQQILDLIKQSTATEQHEILLTMLLTPDERESLVARVNILRELLKGELSQRQISQMLGVGVATITRGSNELKSKSDDEKQAITQLLQRQ, encoded by the coding sequence ATGTCACAACAACCAGAGTATACTGATTGGCAACAGATCTTAGATTTGATTAAACAGAGCACAGCGACAGAACAGCATGAAATATTGCTAACGATGCTTTTGACTCCGGATGAAAGAGAGTCGTTGGTTGCGCGGGTGAATATTTTGCGTGAGCTACTTAAAGGTGAGTTGTCCCAGCGTCAGATCAGTCAAATGTTGGGCGTAGGTGTGGCGACCATTACTCGTGGCTCTAATGAGTTAAAATCCAAAAGTGATGATGAAAAGCAGGCGATCACCCAGCTTTTACAACGTCAATAA
- the yjjX gene encoding inosine/xanthosine triphosphatase — translation MPTQTVIVASLNPAKIAAVESAFKATFPSQDFHFQGISVASDVAAQPMSNQETYQGARNRVKNAKLAANGDFYVGLEGGVEEGVTFAWMVIESATHRGESRSAGMMLPPNVAAQLSAESELGDIMDKEFDTHNIKQKGGAIGLLTKHQLTRSSVYHQALILALIPFANLELYPANL, via the coding sequence ATGCCCACTCAAACAGTCATCGTTGCTTCGCTTAACCCAGCTAAAATAGCGGCGGTTGAAAGCGCCTTTAAAGCGACATTTCCTAGCCAAGATTTTCATTTCCAAGGTATCAGTGTGGCTAGTGATGTTGCAGCTCAACCGATGAGCAATCAAGAAACCTATCAAGGAGCCCGCAATCGAGTTAAAAATGCCAAACTCGCGGCAAACGGAGACTTTTACGTCGGGCTAGAAGGAGGGGTAGAAGAAGGCGTTACTTTTGCTTGGATGGTCATTGAATCGGCAACCCATCGCGGCGAGTCACGTTCCGCAGGAATGATGCTTCCACCCAATGTCGCCGCTCAATTAAGTGCGGAAAGCGAGTTGGGAGATATCATGGATAAAGAGTTTGATACGCATAATATTAAACAAAAAGGCGGAGCCATAGGCCTACTAACCAAGCATCAGTTAACTCGCAGCTCGGTCTACCATCAAGCTTTGATTTTAGCGCTGATTCCTTTCGCTAACTTAGAGCTTTACCCTGCGAACCTCTAA